From the Arthrobacter sp. PM3 genome, one window contains:
- a CDS encoding HAMP domain-containing sensor histidine kinase, translating to MARHRLIRGADRYVKALGPRARVLLCQLPLALLMAGILFAAPAAWPALLENSLCRYALGLQAALLAGCVLVPWQRLSPLAPLVVPVLDLVAIGLLRAGVAEGLPDPGVLSVLPVVWISASRLSAPASLALSSTVPLLAALPWLLADPAAPLAARTAEAMLVPLMMLAVSLAIRFAQARLRHEQGRIRSKEAELQALLEDSRERERLLNTILDTVDVGIVAVGADGRRLLTNCWQAELEEAAVAASRPAVEPSAPVADSASLSQDTAGEGRLVLTGQDRSTPLPNDRRPVQRALAGESFADYIVCFGEAADSRVVSAAARPLKNDAGDFRGAVVVFNEVTGLVDALAAKDEVVSTVSHEFRTPLTSIIGNLDLVLADTEGLDNPAVRRVEVAQRNAERLLALVSDLLMSASSALHVHPRRTDLAGLVEASLGSAQAQAQASRVDLAMEVPGPLWAHVDPLRISQALDNLVSNAIKYSPDGGSVRVSASAGDGLVRLHVADTGMGMTAADAGRVFTRFFRSPAVREGSIPGAGLGLSITKAIVERHGGSISCRTLPGHGSTFTMELPADGPPAAF from the coding sequence TTGGCTAGACATCGGCTGATCCGCGGTGCGGATCGATACGTCAAGGCGCTGGGGCCACGCGCACGGGTCCTGCTGTGCCAGCTGCCGCTGGCTTTGCTGATGGCCGGAATCCTCTTCGCCGCCCCCGCTGCCTGGCCCGCCCTGCTCGAGAACAGCCTGTGCCGGTACGCACTGGGCCTGCAGGCCGCACTCCTTGCAGGCTGCGTCCTGGTCCCCTGGCAGCGCCTCAGTCCGCTGGCGCCGCTGGTCGTCCCGGTCCTGGATCTCGTGGCGATCGGTCTTCTCCGGGCCGGGGTCGCGGAAGGCCTGCCGGATCCCGGGGTGCTCTCGGTCCTGCCCGTCGTGTGGATTTCGGCGTCGCGTCTGTCAGCCCCGGCAAGCCTCGCGCTGAGCTCCACCGTGCCGCTGCTGGCTGCCTTGCCCTGGCTCCTGGCAGACCCTGCGGCCCCTCTTGCGGCCCGCACCGCCGAGGCCATGCTGGTGCCGCTGATGATGCTCGCGGTGTCGCTGGCCATACGGTTCGCGCAGGCGCGCCTGCGGCACGAGCAAGGGCGGATCCGGTCCAAGGAAGCCGAATTGCAGGCCCTGCTCGAGGACAGCCGGGAACGCGAACGGCTCCTGAACACCATTCTGGACACGGTCGACGTCGGGATCGTCGCGGTAGGCGCCGACGGGCGCCGCCTGCTGACCAACTGCTGGCAGGCCGAACTGGAGGAAGCCGCCGTTGCCGCGTCCCGCCCGGCAGTTGAGCCATCTGCACCGGTGGCGGATTCGGCGTCGCTGTCCCAGGACACGGCGGGCGAAGGCCGCCTGGTGCTGACAGGGCAGGACCGGAGCACGCCGCTGCCGAATGACCGCCGCCCCGTGCAGCGGGCGCTGGCCGGGGAGTCCTTCGCCGACTACATTGTCTGCTTCGGCGAGGCCGCGGACAGCCGCGTGGTGTCCGCCGCCGCCCGTCCGCTAAAGAACGACGCCGGCGATTTCCGCGGGGCCGTGGTGGTGTTCAACGAGGTCACCGGGCTCGTGGACGCACTCGCCGCCAAAGACGAGGTGGTCTCCACGGTCTCCCACGAGTTCCGCACTCCCCTGACGTCCATCATCGGCAACCTCGATCTGGTGCTCGCCGACACGGAGGGCCTGGATAACCCGGCGGTGCGCCGGGTCGAGGTCGCGCAGCGCAACGCGGAGCGGTTGCTGGCCCTGGTCTCGGACCTGCTGATGTCTGCCAGTTCCGCGCTCCACGTCCATCCCCGCCGCACGGACCTCGCCGGCCTTGTGGAAGCCAGCCTCGGTTCGGCGCAGGCCCAGGCACAGGCATCCCGCGTGGACCTCGCCATGGAAGTTCCCGGCCCGCTCTGGGCCCATGTGGACCCGCTCCGGATCAGCCAGGCCCTGGACAACCTCGTGTCCAACGCGATCAAGTACTCCCCGGACGGCGGGTCGGTGCGGGTTTCGGCCAGCGCCGGCGACGGCCTGGTGCGCCTCCACGTCGCCGACACCGGCATGGGCATGACCGCTGCCGATGCCGGGCGGGTCTTCACCCGGTTTTTCCGCAGCCCGGCCGTCCGCGAGGGGTCGATTCCGGGGGCCGGCCTGGGCCTGTCCATTACCAAGGCCATTGTCGAACGGCACGGCGGGTCAATTTCCTGCCGCACACTGCCGGGCCACGGAAGCACGTTCACCATGGAACTTCCCGCGGACGGTCCCCCGGCCGCCTTCTGA
- a CDS encoding tRNA pseudouridine(38-40) synthase TruA codes for MNELKPAAPVLGGGGFLRIRLDLAYDGGPFSGWAVQPGLRTVQGVLEEALELLVRRPVRVTVAGRTDAGVHARGQVVHLDLSDAEWQGLSRGARIDPAVALLRRLRGALGRGLGDLGGAIVVHRAVVAPEGFDARFSALWRRYSYRIADGPALWDPLERASTLWHKNPLDVGLLNEGAAQLLGLQDFRSYCKPREGATTIRDLQRFEFARGTDGVIVATVQADAFCHNMVRSLVGSALYVGEGAEAPGWLHDRLLARQRDARSVLAAPHPLVLEEVAYPSDSGLLARAELTRALRA; via the coding sequence ATGAACGAGCTCAAACCCGCTGCCCCCGTTTTGGGGGGCGGCGGGTTTTTGCGTATCCGGCTGGATTTGGCGTACGACGGCGGCCCGTTCAGCGGGTGGGCCGTGCAGCCGGGCCTGCGCACGGTCCAGGGCGTCCTCGAGGAGGCCCTGGAGCTGCTGGTCCGCCGGCCCGTGCGGGTCACGGTCGCCGGCCGGACCGACGCCGGCGTCCACGCACGGGGCCAGGTGGTCCACCTTGACCTCAGCGACGCCGAGTGGCAGGGCCTGAGCCGCGGTGCCCGGATCGATCCCGCGGTGGCCCTGCTCCGCCGCCTTCGCGGCGCCCTGGGCCGCGGGCTTGGTGATCTCGGCGGGGCAATCGTCGTCCACCGGGCCGTCGTCGCGCCGGAAGGCTTTGACGCGCGGTTCTCCGCCCTCTGGCGCCGGTATTCCTACCGGATCGCGGACGGCCCGGCCCTGTGGGATCCGCTGGAGCGTGCCTCGACCCTCTGGCACAAGAACCCCCTCGACGTCGGGCTGCTCAACGAGGGCGCCGCGCAGCTGCTCGGGCTGCAGGATTTCCGCTCCTACTGCAAACCCCGCGAAGGCGCCACCACCATCAGGGACCTGCAGCGCTTCGAGTTCGCACGCGGCACAGACGGCGTCATCGTCGCGACAGTGCAGGCCGACGCGTTCTGCCACAACATGGTTCGGTCCCTGGTGGGCTCGGCGCTGTACGTGGGGGAGGGCGCGGAGGCTCCGGGGTGGCTCCATGACCGGCTGCTCGCCCGGCAGCGCGACGCCCGTTCGGTCCTCGCGGCCCCGCACCCGCTGGTGCTGGAGGAAGTGGCCTACCCCTCGGACAGCGGGCTGCTGGCCCGCGCGGAACTGACCCGGGCCCTGCGCGCCTAG
- the rplQ gene encoding 50S ribosomal protein L17, translating to MPTPSKGPRLGGGAAHERLMLANLSAALFEHKRITTTVTKAKRLKPYAERLVTFAKRGDLASRRRVLGLISNKGVVHELFTDIAQAVENREGGYTRITKIGNRKGDNAPMAVIELVLEPVSAKQAVVAEATQAAAKAAPAAEEAPAEAEVAETEAAETEEAPAAEAAETEEAPAAEEAAAESEKDAK from the coding sequence ATGCCTACCCCTTCTAAGGGTCCGCGCCTCGGAGGCGGAGCGGCTCACGAGCGTCTGATGCTCGCGAACCTGTCCGCAGCCCTGTTCGAGCACAAGCGGATCACCACCACGGTGACCAAGGCCAAGCGCCTGAAGCCGTACGCCGAGCGCCTCGTGACCTTCGCCAAGCGCGGCGACCTCGCGTCCCGCCGCCGTGTCCTCGGCCTGATCAGCAACAAGGGCGTCGTCCACGAGCTGTTCACCGACATTGCACAGGCAGTGGAGAACCGCGAAGGCGGCTACACCCGCATCACCAAGATCGGCAACCGCAAGGGCGACAACGCTCCCATGGCTGTCATCGAACTGGTTCTCGAGCCGGTTTCCGCCAAGCAGGCCGTCGTAGCCGAGGCTACCCAGGCTGCTGCCAAGGCTGCTCCGGCCGCCGAGGAAGCTCCCGCCGAGGCTGAGGTCGCTGAGACCGAAGCTGCTGAGACCGAAGAGGCTCCCGCCGCCGAGGCTGCAGAGACCGAAGAGGCTCCGGCCGCTGAGGAAGCTGCTGCTGAGTCCGAGAAGGACGCGAAGTAA
- a CDS encoding DNA-directed RNA polymerase subunit alpha, whose product MLIAQRPTLSEEVVSENRSRFIIEPLEPGFGYTLGNSLRRTLLSSIPGASVTSIRIDGVLHEFTTVPGVKEDVTEIILNIKNLSVSSEHDEPVVAYLRKQGPGVVTAADIAPPAGVEFHNPDLHIATLNSKGKFELELTIERGRGYVSAAQNKSGDAEIGRIPVDSIYSPVLKVTFRVEATRVEQRTDFDKLIVDVETKQAIAPRDAVASAGTTLVELFGLARELNTAAEGIEIGPSPTDAALAADMALPIEDLDLTVRSYNCLKREGIHTVGELVARSEADLMDIRNFGAKSIDEVKAKLVELGLSLKDSPPGFDLAARAAAIEEDDAAFSDDEL is encoded by the coding sequence GTGCTCATTGCACAGCGCCCCACCCTCTCCGAAGAGGTAGTCTCCGAAAACCGCTCCCGGTTCATCATCGAACCGCTGGAGCCGGGCTTCGGTTACACCCTCGGAAACTCCCTCCGCCGTACCCTGCTCTCCTCGATCCCCGGTGCCTCCGTTACGAGCATCCGGATCGATGGCGTGCTGCACGAGTTCACCACGGTTCCGGGTGTCAAGGAAGATGTCACTGAGATCATCCTGAACATCAAGAACCTGTCGGTTTCCTCCGAGCACGACGAGCCGGTTGTTGCTTACCTGCGCAAGCAGGGCCCGGGAGTCGTCACCGCCGCGGACATCGCTCCGCCGGCCGGCGTCGAATTCCACAACCCGGATCTGCACATCGCCACGCTGAACTCGAAGGGCAAGTTCGAACTCGAACTCACCATCGAGCGCGGCCGCGGCTACGTTTCGGCAGCTCAGAACAAGTCCGGCGACGCCGAGATCGGCCGTATTCCGGTCGACTCGATCTACTCGCCGGTCCTGAAGGTTACTTTCCGCGTGGAAGCTACCCGTGTTGAGCAGCGCACTGACTTCGACAAGCTCATTGTCGACGTCGAGACCAAGCAGGCAATCGCCCCGCGCGACGCCGTTGCTTCGGCCGGTACCACCCTGGTGGAACTGTTCGGTCTGGCCCGCGAGCTGAACACCGCAGCTGAAGGTATCGAGATCGGCCCGTCGCCGACGGACGCTGCCCTGGCAGCGGACATGGCCCTGCCGATCGAGGATCTGGACCTGACGGTCCGTTCCTACAACTGCCTCAAGCGTGAGGGCATCCACACCGTGGGTGAACTCGTTGCCCGCTCCGAGGCTGACCTCATGGACATCCGCAACTTTGGTGCGAAGTCCATCGATGAGGTCAAGGCCAAGCTGGTCGAACTGGGCCTGTCCCTCAAGGACTCGCCTCCCGGTTTCGATCTGGCAGCTCGTGCCGCAGCCATCGAAGAGGACGACGCCGCGTTCAGCGACGACGAGCTCTAA
- the rpsK gene encoding 30S ribosomal protein S11, with protein sequence MPPKTRGAVRKPRKKDKKNIALGQAHIKSTFNNTIVSITDPTGAVISWASSGEVGFKGSRKSTPFAAQMAAEAAAKRAQEHGMRKVDVFVKGPGSGRETAIRSLQAAGLEVGSIQDVTPSAHNGCRPPKRRRV encoded by the coding sequence ATGCCCCCGAAGACTCGTGGCGCGGTTCGCAAGCCGCGTAAGAAGGACAAGAAGAATATCGCGCTGGGCCAGGCGCACATCAAGAGCACCTTTAACAACACCATCGTGTCCATCACGGACCCGACCGGTGCTGTCATCTCCTGGGCTTCGTCCGGTGAGGTTGGCTTCAAGGGTTCGCGTAAGTCCACCCCGTTCGCTGCCCAGATGGCCGCCGAAGCCGCCGCAAAGCGTGCACAGGAGCACGGCATGCGCAAGGTTGACGTGTTCGTCAAGGGACCGGGTTCCGGACGCGAGACGGCTATCCGTTCGCTGCAGGCCGCTGGCCTCGAGGTTGGCTCCATCCAGGACGTCACCCCCAGCGCCCACAACGGCTGCCGTCCCCCGAAGCGCCGCCGCGTCTAA
- the rpsM gene encoding 30S ribosomal protein S13 produces the protein MARLAGVDIPREKRLEIALTYIYGVGKTRAHETLAATGISADVRVKDLTDAELVQLRDYIEGNYKVEGDLRREVAADIRRKVEIGSYEGLRHRKGLPVRGQRTKTNARTRKGPKRTVAGKKKAR, from the coding sequence ATGGCTCGTCTCGCTGGCGTAGACATTCCCCGCGAAAAGCGGTTGGAAATTGCGCTTACTTACATCTACGGCGTGGGCAAGACCCGTGCACACGAAACCCTGGCTGCCACCGGCATCAGCGCTGACGTCCGGGTCAAGGACCTGACCGACGCCGAGCTGGTCCAGCTGCGTGACTACATTGAAGGCAACTACAAGGTTGAGGGTGACCTTCGCCGCGAGGTAGCCGCTGACATCCGCCGCAAGGTCGAGATCGGCAGCTACGAAGGCCTGCGCCACCGCAAGGGCCTGCCCGTACGCGGTCAGCGTACGAAGACCAACGCCCGTACCCGCAAGGGCCCGAAGCGTACCGTCGCCGGCAAGAAGAAGGCCCGTTAA
- the rpmJ gene encoding 50S ribosomal protein L36 yields the protein MKVKPSVKQICEKCKVIRRNGRVMVICENPRHKQRQG from the coding sequence ATGAAGGTCAAGCCGAGCGTCAAGCAGATCTGCGAAAAGTGCAAAGTGATCCGCCGTAACGGCCGGGTCATGGTGATCTGCGAGAACCCGCGCCACAAGCAGCGCCAGGGCTAA
- the infA gene encoding translation initiation factor IF-1: MAKKDGVIEIEGVVTEALPNAMFRVELTNKHIVLAHISGKMRQHYIRILPEDRVVVELSPYDLTRGRIVYRYK; this comes from the coding sequence ATGGCCAAGAAGGACGGGGTCATTGAGATCGAGGGCGTTGTGACCGAGGCGCTGCCCAACGCGATGTTTCGCGTTGAGCTCACCAACAAGCACATCGTTCTGGCACACATCTCTGGAAAGATGCGCCAGCACTACATCAGGATCCTCCCCGAGGACCGCGTAGTGGTGGAGCTGAGCCCGTACGACCTGACACGTGGTCGTATCGTCTACCGCTACAAGTAA
- a CDS encoding P1 family peptidase, with the protein MRTRTGAITDVAGIRVGHVQKSDGGWLSGVTVVLPPPGTVGSVDVRGGGPGTHETDALDPTTLSSTVDAVVLTGGSAFGLASAHGAQRWCEENGRGFAVPGGLVPIVPAAAIFDLGRGGDFSARPGEAMGYAATAAAAAQEEGHDVDRGNVGAGTGAAIGRGRYKGGVGTASITLENGVTVGAIAVVNALGLPFGASPAEPDAGGARTEDLPPLNTTLVVVATDAVLDKAECKRTASAAHAGLARALNPSHTLADGDTVFALSTGAVVLDRSTPTARQLSLITLQSAAADVVRLAILDGIAQARPVTTPAGPLGAYGS; encoded by the coding sequence ATGCGAACAAGAACAGGGGCGATCACCGACGTCGCCGGGATCCGGGTGGGGCACGTCCAGAAGTCCGACGGCGGGTGGCTCAGCGGCGTGACGGTCGTGCTCCCGCCGCCCGGAACCGTAGGTTCGGTGGACGTCCGGGGCGGCGGTCCCGGGACGCACGAAACGGACGCCCTGGATCCCACCACCTTGTCCTCGACCGTCGACGCCGTGGTCCTCACCGGCGGCAGCGCCTTCGGCCTGGCATCGGCCCACGGCGCCCAGCGCTGGTGCGAGGAAAACGGCCGCGGCTTCGCCGTCCCCGGCGGACTGGTCCCGATTGTGCCGGCCGCCGCGATCTTCGACCTCGGCCGCGGCGGCGACTTCTCCGCCCGGCCCGGCGAGGCGATGGGCTACGCGGCCACCGCCGCCGCCGCCGCGCAGGAGGAGGGGCACGACGTCGATCGCGGCAACGTCGGTGCCGGCACGGGCGCGGCAATCGGCAGAGGCCGATACAAGGGGGGAGTGGGCACCGCCTCCATCACCCTGGAAAACGGGGTGACGGTTGGTGCAATAGCGGTAGTCAACGCGCTGGGGCTGCCCTTCGGCGCGTCGCCGGCGGAACCCGACGCCGGGGGGGCCCGCACCGAGGACCTCCCGCCGCTGAACACCACGCTCGTCGTCGTCGCGACTGACGCTGTCCTGGACAAGGCGGAATGCAAGCGGACGGCCTCGGCAGCCCATGCCGGGCTTGCCCGGGCACTGAACCCGAGCCATACCCTCGCCGACGGCGACACCGTCTTCGCCCTGTCCACGGGCGCCGTCGTACTGGACCGGAGCACCCCGACGGCCCGGCAGCTGAGCCTCATTACGCTGCAGAGCGCGGCGGCTGATGTTGTCCGGCTGGCCATCCTTGACGGGATCGCGCAGGCGCGGCCGGTGACGACGCCGGCCGGGCCGCTAGGTGCGTACGGAAGCTGA
- a CDS encoding carbohydrate ABC transporter permease: MTSQLTDRPAATAEAVQVPPRRPRWSGRTRRDFFVFLALALPNLALIAVFTYLPLINNIYYSTLDWTLGSASATVVGLGNYVTFFTSADAADVLGTTALFTLVTVGGSMVLGLLVALALNSKVRGTTFARSAVFAPYVLSGVGVGLVWLFIFDPGYGVLAWLLRGVGQQSPQWINDPQLSLVMVIIVYVWKNLGYCAVVYLAGLQSLPQDVMEAAALDGANSFRRFVNMALPLLSPTTFFLLITTMLSSLQAFDLIRIMTPLGNGTSTLIYEAYLQAFGAFNRAGYSAAISVVLFAILLIITVLQLRFVERKVHYS, from the coding sequence ATGACAAGCCAACTAACAGACAGGCCGGCCGCCACCGCGGAGGCTGTCCAGGTCCCGCCGCGGCGACCCCGCTGGTCCGGCAGGACGCGCCGGGACTTCTTCGTCTTCCTTGCCCTCGCGCTTCCCAACCTTGCGTTGATCGCCGTTTTCACGTACCTGCCGCTGATCAACAACATCTACTACTCGACCCTGGACTGGACGCTGGGTTCCGCCTCCGCCACAGTGGTGGGCCTGGGGAACTACGTCACGTTCTTCACCAGCGCCGACGCCGCCGACGTGCTGGGCACCACGGCCCTGTTCACCCTCGTCACCGTCGGCGGGTCCATGGTCCTGGGCCTCCTGGTGGCCCTGGCGCTGAACTCCAAAGTCCGCGGCACCACGTTTGCCCGCTCCGCTGTCTTCGCTCCCTACGTGCTGAGCGGCGTCGGCGTGGGCCTGGTCTGGCTCTTCATCTTCGATCCCGGCTACGGCGTCCTCGCGTGGCTGCTCCGCGGAGTCGGGCAACAGAGCCCGCAGTGGATCAACGACCCGCAGCTGTCGCTGGTAATGGTGATCATTGTCTACGTCTGGAAGAACCTCGGCTACTGCGCCGTGGTTTACCTCGCCGGGCTTCAGTCGCTGCCGCAGGACGTCATGGAGGCCGCCGCCCTGGACGGGGCCAACAGTTTCCGGCGGTTCGTGAACATGGCCCTGCCGCTGCTGTCCCCCACTACCTTCTTCCTGCTGATAACCACCATGCTGAGCTCCCTGCAGGCCTTTGACCTGATCCGGATCATGACGCCACTGGGCAACGGCACCAGCACCCTGATCTACGAGGCCTACCTGCAGGCCTTCGGCGCCTTCAACCGTGCCGGTTACTCGGCGGCCATCTCGGTGGTGCTCTTCGCCATCCTGCTCATCATCACCGTGCTCCAGTTGCGGTTCGTCGAACGAAAGGTGCACTACTCGTGA
- a CDS encoding carbohydrate ABC transporter permease: MSALPPVTPETPLRRSAPFSRANLVQTVAGGYVPLILATLVVFLPLLWMLLSSFKQPGEIVTTDLKVLPEALNLENYRTAMTTVPFGQFFLNSLIVTAVGSTVKVILAILTAYALVFVRFPFKNAIFVVILVALMVPPQVSILPNYILIAGMGGKNTLWGIILPGLGTAFGTFLLRQHFRTLPGSILEAAEIDGAGHWRRLWQVVAPVSLPSIATVALVTVVSEWNDYIWPLIITDRPETMTLPVGLTLLQNSEGNGSGWGILMAGAVLVIVPILLVFAALQRYIVAGLTQGSVTG, from the coding sequence GTGAGCGCGCTCCCGCCAGTCACCCCCGAGACCCCGCTGCGGCGCTCCGCACCGTTCTCCCGTGCCAACCTGGTCCAGACGGTCGCCGGCGGCTACGTCCCGCTTATCCTGGCCACCCTCGTCGTGTTCCTCCCCCTGCTGTGGATGCTCCTCAGCTCCTTCAAACAGCCGGGCGAAATCGTCACCACGGACCTCAAAGTCCTGCCGGAGGCCCTGAACCTGGAGAACTACAGGACGGCCATGACCACCGTGCCGTTCGGACAGTTCTTCCTGAACAGCCTGATCGTCACCGCGGTCGGTTCCACCGTCAAGGTCATCCTGGCGATTCTGACCGCCTACGCCCTGGTGTTCGTCCGGTTTCCGTTCAAGAACGCCATCTTCGTGGTGATCCTCGTGGCCCTCATGGTCCCGCCGCAGGTCTCCATCCTGCCGAACTACATCCTGATCGCCGGCATGGGCGGCAAGAACACCCTGTGGGGCATCATTCTGCCCGGACTCGGCACCGCCTTCGGCACGTTCCTGCTGCGCCAGCACTTCAGGACGCTGCCCGGCTCCATCCTTGAGGCCGCGGAAATTGACGGTGCCGGCCACTGGCGGCGGCTCTGGCAGGTCGTGGCGCCGGTCTCGCTCCCCTCAATCGCCACAGTCGCCCTCGTGACGGTGGTCAGCGAGTGGAACGACTACATCTGGCCGCTCATCATCACCGACCGGCCCGAAACCATGACGCTGCCCGTCGGCCTGACCCTGCTGCAAAACTCCGAAGGCAACGGCTCGGGCTGGGGCATCCTCATGGCCGGAGCCGTGCTGGTGATTGTGCCCATCCTACTGGTCTTCGCCGCCCTGCAGCGCTACATCGTGGCCGGCCTGACCCAGGGCAGCGTCACGGGCTGA
- a CDS encoding ABC transporter substrate-binding protein yields the protein MAINLDRRNFLGLAGASAGAAALAACGGPATTGTGAATGAADVDFSGVKPAASFDFWTNHPGKSQEVEQSIIDKFHAKFPDIKVNLITAGANYEEIAQKFQTSQAAKSALPGLVVLSDVWWFRYFTNGNIIALDGLIKQLDVKVDDFQKSLVADYQYAGKQWALPYGRSTPLFYYNKDHFKAAGLPDRAPKTWQEFGEWAPKLKASSGAQYAYIYPALAGYAGWTLQNNLWGWGGSWSNDWTVNCDSAESVAALQWAQDSIYKDKWAGVSSKEAADDFAAGITSTTISSTGSLLGVLKSAKFNVGVGYLPGGPKAESGVCPTGGAGLGIPSGVSKEVQLAAATFLKFMTEPENTAAFSAATGYMPTRVSADMGAVLAKTPQIKTAMDQLAVTRVQDNARVFLPGADQEMAKAAAAILTQQGDVKAIMAGLKTTLEGIYTKDVKPKLNS from the coding sequence TTGGCAATCAATCTTGACCGCAGGAATTTCCTGGGACTGGCCGGCGCCAGTGCAGGAGCAGCCGCGCTGGCCGCCTGTGGCGGCCCCGCCACGACCGGAACCGGTGCCGCCACCGGCGCGGCCGACGTCGACTTCAGCGGCGTCAAGCCCGCCGCGTCGTTCGACTTCTGGACCAACCACCCCGGCAAATCCCAGGAAGTGGAGCAGTCCATCATCGACAAGTTCCACGCGAAGTTCCCGGACATCAAGGTCAACCTCATCACCGCCGGCGCCAACTACGAGGAAATCGCGCAGAAGTTCCAGACCTCCCAGGCGGCCAAGTCGGCACTGCCGGGCCTCGTGGTCCTCTCCGACGTCTGGTGGTTCCGCTACTTCACCAACGGCAACATCATCGCCCTCGACGGGCTCATCAAGCAGCTCGACGTCAAAGTGGACGACTTCCAGAAGTCGCTTGTCGCGGACTACCAGTACGCCGGCAAGCAGTGGGCCCTCCCCTACGGCCGCTCCACCCCGCTGTTCTACTACAACAAGGACCACTTCAAGGCCGCGGGACTGCCGGACCGGGCGCCCAAGACCTGGCAGGAATTCGGCGAGTGGGCGCCCAAACTGAAGGCCAGCTCCGGCGCCCAGTACGCCTACATCTACCCGGCCCTGGCCGGCTACGCGGGCTGGACCCTGCAGAACAACCTGTGGGGCTGGGGCGGCAGCTGGTCCAATGACTGGACCGTCAACTGCGACTCCGCCGAGTCCGTCGCAGCCCTGCAATGGGCCCAGGATTCCATTTACAAGGACAAGTGGGCCGGGGTGTCATCCAAGGAAGCCGCGGACGACTTCGCCGCCGGCATCACCTCGACCACCATTTCGTCCACCGGATCCCTGCTCGGCGTGCTGAAGTCCGCCAAGTTCAACGTGGGCGTCGGGTACCTCCCGGGCGGGCCGAAGGCGGAGAGCGGGGTCTGCCCCACGGGCGGCGCCGGGCTGGGCATCCCCAGCGGTGTCAGCAAGGAAGTCCAGCTGGCCGCCGCCACGTTCCTGAAGTTCATGACGGAGCCGGAGAACACGGCGGCGTTCTCCGCCGCCACCGGCTACATGCCCACCCGGGTCTCGGCGGACATGGGCGCCGTGCTGGCCAAGACCCCGCAGATCAAGACCGCCATGGACCAGCTCGCCGTGACCCGGGTTCAGGACAACGCGCGCGTGTTCCTGCCCGGGGCGGACCAGGAGATGGCCAAGGCGGCCGCGGCGATCCTCACCCAGCAAGGCGACGTCAAGGCGATCATGGCCGGGCTGAAGACCACCCTCGAGGGCATCTACACCAAGGACGTGAAGCCGAAGCTCAACAGCTGA
- the map gene encoding type I methionyl aminopeptidase encodes MAFGQPRIEYKTNAQMRTMAEAGLVLSRALDAAVAAAVPGVTTARLDEVFAAVLQDAGAKSNFLGYHGFPATICTSVNEEVVHGIPGSRVLADGDIISIDGGAIVDGWHSDSARTVIVGTPDPEDVRLSDVTEEAMWRGIAALATGKFVGDIGNAVDDYVSSVPGKPLGILEDYVGHGIGSEMHMAPDVLNYRTGHRGPKIRPGLCLAIEPMLVRGSIDTAVLDDDWTVVTTDGKRSCQWEHSVAVHDKGIWVLSAPDGGAAKLAPLGVVPVPIP; translated from the coding sequence ATGGCATTCGGCCAGCCCCGCATTGAATACAAGACCAACGCCCAGATGCGCACCATGGCGGAGGCCGGGCTCGTCCTGAGCCGGGCACTCGACGCGGCCGTTGCGGCGGCCGTCCCGGGCGTCACCACGGCCCGCCTGGATGAGGTGTTCGCGGCCGTGCTCCAGGACGCCGGCGCCAAGTCCAACTTCCTGGGCTACCACGGCTTCCCGGCCACCATCTGCACCTCGGTCAACGAGGAAGTGGTCCACGGCATCCCCGGCAGCCGGGTCCTGGCCGACGGCGACATCATCTCGATCGACGGCGGCGCGATCGTGGACGGCTGGCACTCCGATTCGGCACGGACGGTGATTGTCGGCACCCCCGATCCCGAGGACGTGCGCCTGTCCGACGTCACGGAAGAAGCCATGTGGCGGGGCATCGCGGCCCTGGCCACCGGCAAGTTCGTGGGCGATATCGGCAACGCGGTGGACGACTATGTCTCCTCGGTGCCGGGCAAGCCGCTGGGCATCCTGGAGGACTACGTGGGGCACGGCATCGGCTCCGAGATGCACATGGCCCCGGACGTGCTCAACTACCGCACCGGCCACCGCGGACCGAAGATCCGCCCCGGGCTGTGCCTGGCCATCGAGCCCATGCTGGTCCGGGGCAGCATCGATACCGCCGTCCTGGACGACGACTGGACCGTGGTGACCACCGACGGGAAGCGGTCCTGCCAGTGGGAGCACTCCGTCGCCGTCCACGACAAGGGCATCTGGGTGCTCTCGGCGCCCGACGGCGGCGCGGCGAAACTGGCGCCGCTCGGCGTCGTGCCGGTGCCGATTCCCTGA